Proteins encoded in a region of the Mycobacterium branderi genome:
- a CDS encoding type II toxin-antitoxin system PemK/MazF family toxin, with protein sequence MSLPMKIRLHRRAKVIATPLRLLRHRSIHRFQLYAPRGSRGHEQSGSRYAIGVQSDQLPLSMWLVAPTSTSARPASFRPEVEIGGVNTRVLAEPAAAIDPGRRGKSVGVPQLRRDAPR encoded by the coding sequence ATGAGTTTGCCCATGAAGATCAGACTGCACCGGAGGGCAAAAGTCATCGCGACGCCACTCCGTCTTTTGCGGCACCGATCGATTCATCGCTTTCAGTTGTACGCCCCGCGGGGGAGTCGCGGTCACGAACAGTCGGGCTCCCGCTACGCAATCGGCGTTCAGTCAGACCAACTCCCTTTGTCGATGTGGCTGGTTGCGCCAACGTCTACGTCAGCTCGTCCCGCCAGCTTTCGCCCCGAGGTCGAAATCGGCGGCGTGAACACCAGGGTGCTTGCCGAGCCGGCCGCGGCCATCGACCCCGGCCGGCGGGGCAAGAGCGTCGGGGTTCCTCAGCTTCGACGAGATGCGCCGCGTTGA
- a CDS encoding SMI1/KNR4 family protein codes for MSLDELISLVPPPKSVPSYDFGAVEAALGHALPDDYKELVSTYGGGSFGGYLGLMSPTHDELISGGAYCRQSLTDLRNTYTHHSWIYPDRSRVPTIIEDVDPVPYYGWGGAPGGETGYWHINGDDPNGWAAVVIADGLTNDYHPHGLVAYLTDLISGRFSTEVFGDDSLALIRARFVASGR; via the coding sequence GTGTCGCTCGATGAACTGATCTCCCTCGTGCCTCCGCCGAAGTCCGTACCCAGCTACGACTTTGGTGCGGTCGAGGCGGCATTGGGGCATGCCCTGCCAGACGACTACAAGGAACTCGTCAGCACCTACGGCGGCGGATCATTCGGCGGATACTTGGGGCTGATGAGCCCTACCCACGACGAATTGATCTCCGGTGGTGCGTATTGCCGACAATCCTTGACCGACTTGCGTAACACCTACACCCACCACAGTTGGATCTACCCAGACCGATCCAGGGTGCCGACGATCATCGAGGACGTCGATCCAGTGCCTTATTACGGATGGGGTGGTGCACCGGGCGGGGAGACCGGATATTGGCATATCAACGGCGATGATCCCAATGGCTGGGCGGCCGTGGTCATCGCTGACGGACTAACGAACGACTATCACCCACACGGACTGGTCGCATATCTCACCGACCTCATCTCGGGCCGGTTTTCGACCGAAGTGTTCGGTGATGACTCCTTAGCACTCATCCGTGCAAGGTTCGTAGCCAGTGGCCGGTGA
- a CDS encoding alpha/beta fold hydrolase, which produces MTEANGDTASAPARAAEVALDVNGSGVQPPVAGWVRRAFWFLERFAPGLGSRWAVELWCTPPVLESSLRMPPGVPAGEPLEAYWDGHRIVGESWGEGPPVYLVHGWGGRRPHLGIFINPLVEAGHRVIAFDLPSHNESDPGVLAPGRTTAIECAEAVAAIIRTHGPARAVVAHSLGANAVTFAAAWGTPVGRLVFLAPMGEFPLYLDLFAARHGFGPRIRSGLHRRLERRIDMPLEETNMVRVAARTGYPPMLLIHDPDDLDSPWESSRKVVESWPGARLMTTRGLGRLAHYRLLRHRPAIRAAVDFIGTATTCSGTDAAQTPAT; this is translated from the coding sequence ATGACCGAAGCAAACGGCGACACAGCATCCGCGCCTGCACGGGCTGCGGAGGTCGCCCTCGACGTCAACGGTTCCGGTGTCCAGCCGCCAGTGGCCGGTTGGGTGCGCAGGGCCTTTTGGTTCTTGGAGCGATTTGCACCTGGCCTGGGATCGCGGTGGGCCGTCGAGCTCTGGTGCACCCCGCCAGTGCTCGAGTCAAGCCTGCGTATGCCGCCTGGTGTCCCTGCGGGCGAGCCGTTGGAGGCCTACTGGGACGGACACCGGATCGTGGGTGAGTCATGGGGTGAGGGGCCGCCGGTCTACCTGGTGCACGGGTGGGGTGGTCGTCGTCCGCACTTGGGCATATTCATCAACCCGCTCGTCGAGGCAGGGCATCGAGTTATCGCGTTCGACCTGCCCAGTCATAACGAGTCCGACCCGGGCGTGCTCGCGCCCGGCCGCACGACCGCCATCGAATGCGCCGAGGCGGTTGCGGCCATCATCCGCACCCATGGGCCCGCCCGGGCCGTCGTCGCCCACTCGCTGGGCGCCAATGCCGTCACCTTCGCGGCGGCATGGGGGACGCCGGTGGGCCGGTTGGTCTTCCTGGCGCCGATGGGCGAGTTCCCGCTGTACCTCGACCTTTTCGCGGCGCGCCACGGTTTCGGACCGCGGATCCGCTCGGGTCTGCATCGGCGTCTCGAACGCCGTATCGACATGCCGCTCGAAGAAACCAACATGGTTCGCGTTGCCGCCCGTACCGGTTATCCCCCGATGCTGCTCATTCACGACCCCGACGATCTCGACAGTCCCTGGGAGTCGAGCCGCAAGGTTGTCGAGTCGTGGCCGGGCGCACGTTTGATGACCACCCGGGGGCTCGGCCGGCTGGCGCATTACCGACTTTTGCGCCATCGCCCCGCTATTCGCGCCGCGGTCGACTTCATCGGCACCGCAACGACCTGCAGCGGCACCGACGCTGCGCAAACGCCTGCGACATAG
- a CDS encoding ribbon-helix-helix domain-containing protein, whose protein sequence is MKTITITIPEELDALATAEARRRGISKSELIRVGLGAVLSPPLESAADDLWRSLAGFGSAGISAQPGEIDDVVYGT, encoded by the coding sequence GTGAAGACGATCACGATCACGATTCCGGAGGAGCTCGATGCACTGGCTACTGCGGAGGCCCGCCGCCGTGGCATATCCAAATCCGAGCTCATTCGCGTGGGACTCGGTGCCGTGCTTTCGCCGCCACTTGAGTCCGCTGCAGATGACCTTTGGCGCTCTCTCGCCGGATTCGGTTCGGCGGGGATTTCCGCGCAACCGGGTGAGATCGACGACGTCGTCTACGGCACGTGA
- a CDS encoding DUF1905 domain-containing protein, translating to MVKYRDPGPIVFDAVIERPDGPGAYVTFPFNTVDVFGVRTRVPVKARFDNSVDYIGSLAPYGGRHRLGVRKDIQKSLGKTYGDNVSVEVVLDIDRADVADGK from the coding sequence ATGGTGAAGTATCGCGATCCCGGGCCGATTGTCTTCGATGCTGTCATCGAACGTCCTGACGGCCCGGGAGCCTACGTGACATTTCCCTTCAACACTGTTGACGTCTTTGGTGTGCGGACACGGGTGCCGGTCAAAGCACGGTTCGACAACAGCGTTGACTACATCGGCTCATTGGCTCCCTACGGAGGTCGGCATCGCCTTGGTGTGCGAAAAGATATCCAGAAGTCCTTGGGCAAGACCTACGGTGACAATGTCAGCGTCGAGGTGGTCCTTGACATCGACCGCGCTGACGTAGCTGATGGTAAGTAG
- a CDS encoding dihydrofolate reductase family protein, translating into MGKLIYGFNVSVDGYIADAQGNIDWTDPSDELHQYWNDFERETALSFYGRRLYELMSAYWPTADQAPDATPLIVDFAHIWRDMPKVVFSRTLESVDWNSRLERGNPVEVVTKLKAETDGRLEVAGATLAAPIVQAGLVDEYRIVVAPTAVGGGTPFFPTLPSWISLRLLENRTFPGGTVLLRYEAKHD; encoded by the coding sequence ATGGGCAAACTCATCTATGGCTTCAACGTGTCGGTGGACGGGTACATCGCCGACGCACAAGGCAACATCGACTGGACCGATCCGAGCGATGAACTGCACCAGTACTGGAACGACTTCGAGCGGGAGACCGCTCTGTCGTTTTACGGCCGGCGGCTCTACGAACTGATGTCCGCGTACTGGCCGACCGCCGACCAGGCCCCGGACGCCACCCCTCTGATCGTTGACTTCGCCCACATCTGGCGCGACATGCCCAAGGTCGTGTTCTCGCGCACCCTGGAATCCGTCGACTGGAACTCCCGCCTGGAACGCGGCAACCCGGTCGAGGTGGTGACGAAGCTGAAAGCCGAAACCGACGGCAGGCTGGAGGTGGCCGGCGCGACGCTGGCCGCACCGATCGTGCAGGCTGGACTGGTGGACGAATACCGGATCGTGGTCGCGCCCACTGCCGTGGGCGGCGGCACCCCCTTCTTCCCGACCCTCCCGTCATGGATCTCGCTGCGACTGTTGGAGAACCGCACCTTCCCGGGCGGCACGGTCCTACTGCGCTACGAGGCGAAACACGACTGA
- a CDS encoding type II toxin-antitoxin system VapC family toxin translates to MKFADTSWWVAWALPGNARHASALTMLAALGRSEQILTTNLIAGETWTFLRRKDSHRTALAFLDRLDTLQSAERLVVHRVTEEQDAAAWEWLRKHDERVYSYVDATSFRVMRDRRLREALAFDQDFAAAGFVEVQGTR, encoded by the coding sequence GTGAAGTTCGCCGACACGAGTTGGTGGGTAGCGTGGGCGCTGCCGGGGAATGCCCGGCACGCCAGCGCACTGACCATGCTGGCCGCTCTCGGGCGCTCTGAGCAGATCCTCACGACCAACCTCATCGCTGGCGAGACGTGGACCTTCTTGCGTCGCAAGGACAGCCATCGGACCGCGCTGGCTTTTCTGGACCGGCTCGATACGCTGCAGAGCGCGGAGCGCCTTGTGGTGCACCGCGTTACCGAGGAGCAAGATGCGGCGGCGTGGGAGTGGCTCCGAAAACATGATGAGCGGGTGTACTCCTATGTGGATGCCACGAGCTTTCGTGTCATGCGTGATCGCCGCTTGCGTGAGGCGTTAGCGTTCGACCAAGACTTCGCTGCGGCCGGCTTCGTGGAAGTCCAGGGCACGCGGTAA
- a CDS encoding arylsulfatase: protein MEPLDETQPQSVESESDHDPIGAKVRRRHVLGGLAALGLSGAGASALVAGCHGPQGSNQGAEGPPSYGTGINDGFNGKIELDVRNSKPDWTPFELKHAPKGAPNILVVLFDDTGMAAWSPYGGRVNMPVMQRLADNGLTYTQWHTTALCSPTRSCLLTGRNHHVNRFASITEGSDGFPGAAARLPAQCATVGQVLQDNGYSTFWVGKDHNVPEEDVSSGGSKSEWPLQKGFDRFYGFLGGETNQWYPDLTDDNKFIDQPYSPEQGYHLSKDLADQALRMLRDQRSSNPSKPWYMWFCPGANHAPHHSPAEYAAKYKGQFDDGYEAYREWVLGRMIDKGIMPKGTQLTPINPLPNDVALQTDSVRPWHSLNPDEKRLFSRMAEVFAGFSEYTDAQVGRIVDYLEQTGQLDNTLIFYCADNGASGEGSPNGSVNENKFFNGYPDDLAENMQYLDKLGTPDTYNHYPTGWAVAFSTPFQMFKRYSQFSGGTCDPLVIHWPKGIKAKGQIRHQYHHVTDIVPTILDVAGIKMPEEYRGVKQYPLNGVSMRYSFDDANAPTTKKRQYYAMLGTRGIWVNGWKASSLHAPLGGKGHFDQDKWELFHVDEDRSESKNVADQHPDRLKELIDAWNEEAKDNYVLPLDDRSATEMITIQRPQFEPPRNRYLYYPDTSPVPEGVAVNIRGRSYKIIANVDLGDDAQGVIFAHGSRFGGHALFIKDGKLHYVYNLLGIKPEQDFVSEQLTPGKHSLGMEFTRESAGKYGESMGTTTLYVDDKAVAKGPMRAQIGKFSLAGDGLCVGFDSGDSVSQQYRTPGTFTGGTIQGVAVDISKEAFIDLQKEAAGALARD, encoded by the coding sequence ATGGAACCGTTGGATGAAACCCAGCCCCAATCAGTCGAATCCGAATCCGATCACGACCCTATTGGCGCGAAGGTACGGCGTCGCCATGTGCTGGGTGGCCTTGCAGCTTTGGGGCTGAGTGGCGCCGGCGCTTCTGCGCTAGTCGCAGGGTGTCACGGCCCGCAAGGCTCGAATCAAGGTGCGGAGGGGCCACCGAGCTACGGAACCGGGATCAACGACGGTTTCAATGGAAAGATCGAACTCGACGTTCGCAATTCGAAGCCGGACTGGACCCCGTTCGAGCTCAAACACGCCCCGAAGGGCGCCCCCAACATTCTGGTGGTGCTTTTCGATGACACCGGAATGGCGGCGTGGTCGCCGTATGGCGGCCGGGTCAACATGCCGGTGATGCAGCGCTTAGCAGACAATGGGCTGACATACACGCAGTGGCACACCACGGCGTTGTGCTCGCCCACTCGGTCGTGCTTGTTGACCGGCCGCAATCACCATGTAAATCGCTTCGCCTCGATCACCGAGGGATCCGACGGATTCCCCGGTGCTGCGGCCCGCTTGCCTGCTCAGTGCGCGACGGTCGGACAGGTGCTCCAGGACAACGGCTACAGCACATTCTGGGTGGGCAAAGACCACAATGTTCCCGAGGAGGACGTCTCCAGTGGGGGCAGCAAGTCGGAGTGGCCGCTGCAGAAGGGCTTCGACCGGTTCTACGGGTTCCTCGGCGGTGAAACCAATCAGTGGTACCCGGATCTGACGGACGACAACAAGTTCATCGACCAGCCCTACAGCCCGGAGCAGGGTTACCACCTGTCGAAAGACCTTGCCGATCAAGCGCTCCGGATGCTACGTGACCAGCGGTCCAGCAACCCGTCCAAGCCGTGGTACATGTGGTTCTGCCCGGGCGCCAACCATGCGCCGCACCACAGCCCCGCCGAGTACGCCGCCAAGTACAAAGGGCAATTCGACGACGGCTACGAGGCATATCGCGAGTGGGTACTGGGCCGTATGATCGACAAGGGCATCATGCCGAAGGGCACCCAGCTGACGCCAATCAACCCATTGCCCAACGACGTTGCGTTGCAAACGGATTCGGTGCGGCCGTGGCATTCCCTCAACCCCGACGAGAAACGGCTGTTCTCGCGGATGGCCGAGGTCTTCGCGGGGTTCTCCGAGTACACCGACGCTCAGGTCGGACGGATTGTCGACTACCTGGAGCAGACCGGTCAGTTGGACAACACCCTCATCTTCTACTGCGCGGATAACGGCGCCTCCGGCGAGGGTTCGCCGAACGGGTCGGTGAACGAGAACAAGTTCTTCAACGGCTACCCCGACGACTTGGCCGAGAACATGCAGTATCTGGACAAACTCGGCACGCCTGACACCTACAACCACTACCCGACGGGTTGGGCGGTCGCGTTCTCCACGCCCTTCCAGATGTTCAAGCGTTACTCGCAGTTTTCCGGAGGCACCTGTGACCCGTTGGTGATCCACTGGCCCAAGGGAATCAAGGCCAAAGGGCAGATTCGCCATCAGTATCACCACGTCACCGACATCGTGCCGACGATCCTGGATGTGGCGGGCATCAAGATGCCGGAGGAATACCGAGGCGTAAAGCAGTATCCGCTCAACGGTGTATCGATGCGGTACAGCTTCGACGACGCCAATGCGCCCACCACGAAAAAGCGGCAGTACTACGCCATGCTCGGTACTCGCGGGATATGGGTAAACGGCTGGAAGGCGTCCTCGCTGCACGCCCCGCTGGGTGGAAAGGGTCATTTCGACCAGGACAAATGGGAACTCTTCCACGTCGACGAGGATCGCTCCGAGTCGAAGAACGTCGCCGATCAGCATCCCGACAGGCTCAAGGAGTTGATCGACGCGTGGAACGAGGAAGCCAAGGACAACTACGTCTTACCGCTGGATGACCGCTCGGCGACCGAGATGATCACAATCCAGCGACCGCAATTCGAACCACCGCGGAATCGATACCTGTACTACCCGGACACGTCGCCCGTGCCCGAAGGCGTGGCGGTCAATATCCGCGGCCGGTCCTACAAGATCATCGCCAACGTCGATCTCGGCGACGACGCGCAGGGGGTGATCTTCGCGCACGGTTCACGATTCGGCGGGCATGCCCTCTTCATCAAGGACGGCAAGCTGCACTACGTCTACAACCTCCTCGGCATCAAGCCCGAACAGGATTTCGTCTCCGAGCAACTCACGCCCGGTAAACACTCGCTTGGCATGGAGTTCACCCGTGAAAGCGCCGGTAAATACGGCGAATCCATGGGCACTACAACGCTTTACGTCGACGACAAAGCTGTGGCCAAGGGACCGATGCGGGCACAGATCGGCAAGTTCAGCCTCGCCGGCGACGGCCTGTGCGTCGGATTCGACAGCGGCGACAGCGTCTCCCAGCAATACCGCACCCCAGGGACCTTCACCGGCGGAACGATTCAAGGCGTCGCGGTCGACATCAGCAAAGAAGCCTTCATCGACCTCCAGAAAGAAGCTGCGGGCGCCTTGGCCCGCGACTAA
- a CDS encoding DUF4304 domain-containing protein, giving the protein MGEGTADGALQRAYEVMISADVGPFLRARGFDASGSSFERERGPLYDMINFQDDWHNGTMSWHGFFINVGIGSAEIDTACPGYDRVRHPLKGSLLQRRWEHLVPDLPYEVRFDYRTDMRQLAAGLCDGFDLTLAEMERITTTEQLVRYAVNNNLLIEYDKTCRYLAAIEDIDTLTEYVTRLHDCFGHQDRWSIFDRNITTAVGRWAWVLRERGVLDPN; this is encoded by the coding sequence ATGGGTGAGGGGACAGCCGACGGAGCACTACAACGGGCTTACGAAGTGATGATTTCCGCCGATGTCGGCCCCTTCCTGCGGGCGCGCGGCTTCGACGCATCCGGCTCCAGCTTCGAGCGGGAACGGGGACCGCTCTATGACATGATCAACTTTCAGGACGACTGGCATAACGGCACCATGTCGTGGCATGGATTCTTCATTAACGTGGGCATCGGATCGGCTGAGATCGACACCGCGTGCCCTGGATACGACCGAGTGAGGCATCCCCTCAAAGGTTCATTACTGCAACGTCGTTGGGAACATTTGGTACCCGATCTGCCGTACGAGGTGCGGTTCGACTATCGCACCGACATGCGACAGCTCGCCGCCGGGCTCTGCGACGGCTTTGATCTGACGCTGGCTGAGATGGAACGGATCACGACTACTGAGCAGTTGGTGCGGTACGCAGTCAACAACAATTTGCTGATCGAATACGACAAGACCTGCCGATACCTGGCCGCAATCGAGGATATCGACACGCTGACGGAATACGTGACGAGGTTGCACGATTGCTTCGGCCATCAAGACCGTTGGTCGATCTTTGACCGTAACATCACCACGGCTGTTGGGCGCTGGGCGTGGGTGCTGCGAGAGCGAGGGGTACTTGACCCGAACTGA
- a CDS encoding helix-turn-helix domain-containing protein, giving the protein MDETVEISTPALYVVYMPLSHYTEAERKAHGKKLAKARTATAEALRVAQIMAQSAHSEGVPETRIAEELGVDRMTVRKWVGK; this is encoded by the coding sequence ATGGATGAAACTGTAGAGATATCTACACCCGCACTGTATGTGGTCTACATGCCCTTGAGTCACTACACAGAAGCAGAACGCAAGGCCCATGGTAAGAAACTCGCCAAGGCGCGAACCGCCACGGCGGAAGCTCTACGGGTCGCGCAGATCATGGCTCAATCGGCTCACAGCGAGGGCGTCCCGGAGACGCGTATCGCCGAGGAACTCGGCGTGGACCGCATGACTGTGCGGAAGTGGGTAGGCAAGTGA
- a CDS encoding redoxin domain-containing protein, translated as MIAGEKAPDFTLYDHTGRPRKLSAFLSEGPVVLFFFPLASSPICTAQACHFRDLSSEFAAVGAQRVGISTDTVDKQAHFAQQRAFDYPLLSDADGVVSELFGVRRGRLARLRRSFVARDAARRRRHTRRRGLLARLLPVRRATFVIDTDRTILKVVSSELRASVHADQALRFLQNHKPHRSPHVHEAMDEPTDEWFTDPETADEPSLVRPYTLTGGRTDSDVELPLDAPVEALDTTAKPPRWRRNDVRGQILTCCVHSPSVAEIAARLSLPLGATRFLVGDLVTQGYLRVHAPPADSMAIDERRELIRRTLSGLRAL; from the coding sequence ATGATCGCGGGCGAGAAGGCGCCTGATTTCACGCTGTATGACCACACCGGTCGACCTCGGAAACTGTCTGCGTTCCTTTCCGAAGGGCCGGTTGTCCTGTTCTTCTTCCCCCTTGCGTCCTCACCGATCTGTACTGCCCAGGCCTGTCATTTCCGGGACCTGAGCAGCGAATTCGCCGCGGTGGGCGCCCAGCGGGTGGGCATCAGCACCGACACCGTCGACAAGCAGGCCCACTTCGCCCAACAGCGCGCGTTCGACTATCCACTGCTCTCTGACGCCGACGGCGTGGTGTCCGAGCTGTTCGGGGTGCGCCGGGGCAGACTCGCCAGGCTGCGGAGATCCTTCGTGGCGCGTGACGCGGCCCGGCGTCGCCGACACACCCGACGCCGTGGCCTGCTGGCTCGGCTGCTCCCGGTCAGACGGGCCACATTCGTCATCGACACCGACCGCACCATCCTCAAAGTCGTGTCCAGCGAACTGCGCGCATCGGTGCACGCCGACCAGGCCCTGCGGTTCTTGCAGAACCACAAGCCGCATCGTTCGCCACATGTCCACGAGGCCATGGACGAACCGACCGACGAGTGGTTTACGGATCCGGAAACCGCGGACGAGCCGAGCCTGGTCCGGCCATACACACTGACGGGAGGCCGTACCGACTCCGACGTCGAACTGCCACTCGACGCTCCGGTCGAAGCGCTCGACACCACAGCGAAGCCGCCGCGCTGGCGGAGAAATGATGTGCGCGGCCAGATCCTGACGTGTTGTGTGCACAGCCCCTCGGTCGCAGAGATCGCCGCTCGTCTGTCCTTGCCGCTCGGTGCGACGCGGTTCCTGGTCGGTGATCTGGTGACACAAGGTTATTTGCGGGTGCACGCACCCCCCGCTGACTCGATGGCAATCGACGAACGACGTGAACTGATACGAAGGACCCTCAGTGGCCTACGAGCACTCTGA
- a CDS encoding DUF433 domain-containing protein, whose product MSLLERIVVDPEIVHGRPVVRGTRMRVADVLALLAAGSSVAEILEDYPYLTEDDIRACLQYAAAQVDHAILITS is encoded by the coding sequence ATGTCCCTGCTCGAACGTATCGTCGTCGATCCGGAGATCGTCCACGGTCGCCCGGTCGTTCGCGGGACCCGTATGCGCGTCGCCGACGTCCTGGCGCTGCTGGCTGCCGGGTCCTCCGTAGCCGAAATTCTCGAGGACTACCCGTACCTGACCGAAGACGACATCAGGGCGTGCCTTCAATACGCTGCAGCGCAGGTAGATCACGCGATTCTGATCACGTCGTAG
- a CDS encoding alpha/beta hydrolase produces MREVIDKGSCSAAHPSPLLFVHGSWHGAWCWNEHFLDYFADKGYRAVALGLRGHGTSPGKERLRWTRLREYVDDVAETAAQLQTQPILVGHSMGGFVIQKYLEAHTAAGAVLLASVPPTGVLRVTLRIARDYPLPFAKVNASLRLAPLVATPELARVLLFSASTPDEQVEMYQQRLQDEGYRGFLDMLALDLVKTKRVKRVPMLVLGAADDYIVSQRQIRRTAAIYGAPAEIFPNMGHDMMLEPGWAVVAERIHAWLETLCPAYQPKGSPGPRFHLGLS; encoded by the coding sequence ATGCGTGAGGTGATTGACAAGGGCTCCTGCAGTGCAGCGCACCCGTCGCCGCTTCTGTTTGTTCATGGCTCCTGGCATGGAGCATGGTGCTGGAATGAGCACTTCTTGGACTATTTCGCTGACAAGGGCTATCGCGCTGTCGCCCTGGGCCTTCGCGGGCACGGCACAAGCCCCGGCAAGGAGCGGCTGCGCTGGACCAGGCTTCGGGAATACGTAGACGATGTCGCCGAGACAGCGGCGCAATTACAGACTCAGCCCATCTTGGTCGGGCATTCAATGGGCGGCTTCGTCATCCAGAAATACCTGGAAGCCCACACGGCTGCCGGAGCCGTTCTGCTGGCGTCCGTTCCACCCACCGGCGTACTGCGGGTGACCCTGCGCATTGCGCGCGATTACCCTCTGCCATTCGCCAAAGTCAACGCCTCTTTGAGGCTGGCCCCGCTGGTTGCCACCCCAGAACTGGCGCGAGTCCTGTTGTTTTCCGCGTCCACGCCAGACGAGCAAGTCGAGATGTATCAGCAGCGACTCCAAGACGAGGGCTACCGAGGCTTCCTCGACATGCTCGCTCTCGATTTGGTCAAGACCAAACGAGTCAAGCGTGTCCCGATGCTGGTACTGGGAGCTGCCGACGACTACATCGTGTCTCAGCGCCAAATTCGTCGCACCGCTGCGATATACGGCGCCCCGGCAGAGATCTTCCCGAACATGGGACACGACATGATGCTGGAGCCTGGGTGGGCTGTTGTCGCCGAACGAATTCACGCTTGGCTCGAAACACTTTGTCCCGCATACCAGCCCAAGGGATCACCGGGGCCGAGATTTCATCTCGGTCTCAGTTGA
- a CDS encoding cellulose-binding domain-containing protein, whose protein sequence is MAGLKNYVKRCRTALHITASALMVAILGLAVTPVAHAAAATATLSVEHTWQTGFIARFSITNASTVPLSDWKLEFDMPAGQSVSHAWNSTVTQYGTHFVVTPANWNRVIAPGGSATGGFRGVLSGSYSPPSNCRLNGQYPCS, encoded by the coding sequence ATGGCCGGACTGAAGAACTATGTGAAGCGCTGCCGCACAGCGCTTCACATAACGGCATCGGCATTGATGGTTGCCATCCTGGGACTAGCCGTCACGCCCGTGGCTCATGCGGCTGCAGCCACGGCGACGTTGTCGGTGGAACATACGTGGCAGACCGGTTTCATCGCCCGCTTCAGCATCACCAACGCGAGCACGGTGCCGCTAAGCGATTGGAAGCTTGAATTCGACATGCCGGCGGGACAATCCGTCTCGCACGCATGGAATAGCACCGTTACCCAATATGGCACGCACTTTGTGGTTACCCCCGCGAATTGGAATCGTGTCATTGCACCGGGTGGTTCAGCCACAGGTGGTTTCAGAGGCGTGCTGAGCGGTTCCTACTCGCCACCGTCGAATTGTCGGCTCAACGGGCAATATCCGTGCAGCTAA
- a CDS encoding immunity protein Imm33 domain-containing protein: MAQRRTTAGASGHPEFTLEYEPGIVTELGIEWLASWLQDCISSGTRFSVGQTIAIGWMNCYVTDRGDGTLGLSEPDFTNIPPNLVAGASNTVSQLWYQREIADSVGLVAELDFPRYDQYAMTCERLVSADPILMHRYTHEEDESGWYIGCSGDDHDHDETKLHHVSLYELAVAKPAIIGFLALPPDCSVLVGGGAPLVVRHREPLPVREGSLLATMFGDEVVADQQAAPHVKDCT, encoded by the coding sequence GTGGCGCAGCGTAGAACGACGGCGGGAGCGTCCGGGCACCCGGAATTCACCCTCGAGTACGAGCCCGGAATCGTGACTGAGCTGGGCATCGAGTGGCTCGCGTCCTGGCTGCAGGACTGCATCAGCAGTGGCACCCGTTTCTCTGTCGGACAGACCATCGCCATCGGGTGGATGAACTGCTATGTCACCGATCGCGGCGACGGCACGTTGGGACTGTCTGAGCCGGATTTCACGAACATCCCCCCGAACCTCGTCGCCGGCGCATCGAACACCGTGAGCCAGCTGTGGTATCAGCGCGAGATCGCCGACAGCGTGGGACTGGTAGCTGAACTAGACTTTCCGCGCTACGACCAGTACGCGATGACATGCGAGCGACTCGTGAGCGCCGACCCCATCTTGATGCATCGATACACCCACGAGGAAGACGAGTCCGGCTGGTATATCGGTTGTTCCGGTGACGATCACGACCACGACGAGACCAAGCTGCACCATGTGTCCCTCTATGAGCTCGCCGTCGCCAAACCGGCCATCATCGGTTTCCTCGCACTGCCACCCGACTGTTCGGTGCTCGTAGGCGGTGGGGCGCCGCTGGTTGTGCGTCACCGCGAACCGTTGCCCGTGCGGGAAGGCTCGCTGCTGGCCACGATGTTCGGAGACGAAGTCGTAGCAGACCAGCAGGCAGCGCCCCACGTCAAAGATTGCACGTAA